A region from the Pithys albifrons albifrons isolate INPA30051 chromosome Z, PitAlb_v1, whole genome shotgun sequence genome encodes:
- the LOC139685013 gene encoding uncharacterized protein, translating to MLSSCDGFPYSFHSSCGAQCTHRRAARVTGGRGSAFPEPPGQGWAGPRSPSRSAPAPGGGTRWRRRGASAGPRRERLRRRRRECQECRECWECPAATLACQCRIREVAELQKGQHAPCLQQRCSDTETLGANRERMMLWYTEGLYQDLCYGNRHAVDLLPAGRTAQAGALHTTAAKKQKLKQKLQFHPRQHQERMGFVTAALNQD from the exons ATGTTGTCCTCCTGTGATGGATTCCCTTACTCCTTCCACTCCTCCTGCGGTGCACAGTGCACCCATCGCCGCGCCGCGCGGGTCACAGGTGGGAGAGGCTCTGCCTTCCCGGAGcccccggggcagggctgggccgggccccgcagcccctcccGCAGCGCCCCCGCGCCGGGCGGTGGCACAAGatggcggcggcgcggggcgagcgcggggccgcggcgggaGCGGCTGCGGCGCCGGCGCCGGGAGTGCCAGGAATGCCGGGAGTGCTGGGAGTGCCCGGCCGCGACACTCGCCTGTCAGTGTCGTATTAGGGAGGTCGCCGAGCTGCAGAAGGGGCAGCATGCGCCCTGTTTGCAGCAGCGCTGCAGTGACACCGAGACACTGGGGGCGAACAGAGAGCGGATGATGCTCTGGTATACTGAAGGGCTGTACCAGGATCTCTGCTACGGAAACCGACACGCAG tGGATTTGTTACCAGCTGGCAGAACGGCCCAGGCGGGTGCCCTTCAtacaacagcagcaaagaaacagaaactcaAACAGAAACTCCAGTTTCATCCACG GCAGCATCAAGAGAGAATGGGGTTTGTCACAGCAGCTCTGAACCAAGACTAA